Proteins from a genomic interval of Parvivirga hydrogeniphila:
- the guaA gene encoding glutamine-hydrolyzing GMP synthase, which yields MTDHVSQPTVLVFDFGAQYAQLIARRVREARVFSEIVPFDISAEEVKRRKPAAIILSGGPASVYAEGAPHMDRRVLELGVPVLGFCYGIQEMATQLGGTVPRTDVGEYGFAELRVTAPDSPLFEGVPEVSQCWMSHRDSVGELPPGFRATASTAVTPVAAMEDPDRRLYATQFHPEVAHTEHGQRIIRNFLYEIAGIPPTWTMVNIIEESVERVREQVGSDRVICGLSGGVDSSVVAALVHRAIGDQLTCVFVDHGLLRHNEADQVVRTFRDAFRVNLVHVDASERFLSLLKGVTDPEQKRRIIGEEFWKVFFEEAQKLEGVKWLAQGTLYPDVIESGSKTAAKIKSHHNLIPFPEGVHFELIEPLKWLFKDEVRAVGTELGLPDEIVHRQPFPGPGLAVRIIGEVTREKLDLLRRADAIVREEIDAWDRDRQVWQYFAVLPDIRSVGVMGDERTYGHPIIVRAVASADAMTADWARLPHDLLARISNRIVNEVEGINRVAYDITSKPPGTIEWE from the coding sequence ATGACGGATCACGTGTCGCAGCCAACCGTCCTCGTCTTCGACTTCGGTGCGCAGTACGCGCAGCTCATCGCGCGACGCGTTCGTGAGGCGCGCGTATTCAGCGAGATCGTGCCGTTCGACATCAGCGCCGAGGAAGTGAAGCGGCGCAAACCTGCCGCGATCATCTTGTCGGGCGGCCCGGCGAGCGTGTACGCGGAAGGCGCGCCGCACATGGACAGGCGGGTACTCGAGCTCGGCGTCCCTGTGCTCGGGTTCTGCTACGGCATCCAGGAGATGGCCACGCAGCTCGGCGGCACGGTCCCGCGCACGGACGTCGGCGAGTACGGTTTCGCGGAGCTGCGCGTGACTGCCCCGGACAGTCCGCTGTTCGAGGGCGTCCCCGAGGTCTCGCAGTGCTGGATGAGCCACCGGGACAGCGTGGGCGAACTGCCGCCCGGCTTCCGCGCGACTGCGAGCACGGCGGTCACGCCGGTGGCGGCCATGGAGGACCCGGATCGTCGGTTGTACGCGACGCAGTTCCATCCCGAGGTCGCGCACACAGAGCACGGACAGCGCATCATCCGCAACTTCCTGTACGAGATCGCTGGCATCCCGCCGACGTGGACGATGGTGAACATCATCGAAGAGTCGGTGGAGCGCGTCCGTGAGCAGGTCGGCTCAGACCGCGTGATCTGCGGGCTTTCTGGCGGCGTGGACTCGAGCGTGGTGGCAGCGCTTGTGCATCGCGCGATCGGCGACCAGCTGACGTGCGTGTTCGTCGACCACGGGCTTCTTCGTCACAACGAGGCGGACCAGGTCGTCCGCACGTTCCGCGACGCGTTCCGCGTCAACCTCGTGCACGTGGACGCTTCCGAGCGCTTCCTGTCGCTGCTCAAAGGCGTCACCGACCCAGAGCAGAAGCGGCGCATCATCGGCGAGGAGTTCTGGAAGGTCTTCTTCGAGGAAGCGCAGAAGCTCGAGGGCGTGAAGTGGCTGGCGCAAGGGACGCTGTATCCGGACGTCATCGAGTCCGGCAGCAAGACGGCGGCGAAGATCAAGAGCCACCACAACCTCATCCCGTTCCCTGAGGGCGTGCACTTCGAGCTCATCGAGCCGTTGAAGTGGCTGTTCAAAGACGAAGTCCGAGCTGTCGGCACCGAGCTGGGCCTGCCGGACGAGATCGTGCATCGGCAGCCGTTCCCCGGTCCGGGGCTGGCCGTGCGCATCATCGGCGAGGTCACGCGTGAGAAGCTGGATCTCTTGCGCAGGGCCGACGCGATCGTGCGCGAGGAGATCGACGCGTGGGACCGCGACAGGCAGGTCTGGCAGTACTTCGCGGTGCTTCCGGACATCCGGAGCGTCGGCGTCATGGGCGACGAGCGGACATACGGGCATCCGATCATCGTGCGGGCGGTGGCCTCTGCTGACGCGATGACAGCGGACTGGGCTCGCCTGCCGCACGATCTGCTGGCACGCATCTCGAACCGGATCGTGAACGAGGTCGAGGGCATCAACCGCGTCGCCTACGACATCACCAGCAAGCCGCCCGGCACGATCGAGTGGGAGTAG
- a CDS encoding uracil-DNA glycosylase produces the protein MSETPDRERPVCESLEELRGLIGDCQRCQLARTRTNLVFGVGDPRARLMFIGEAPGRNEDLQGEPFVGAAGKLLDELLASIGLARSEVYIANVLKCRPPGNRDPLPEEMEQCTPFLEEQVRLIDPEVIATLGNFATRHVLKTQAGITRLRGRLFRVDGRKVVPIYHPAAALYDRTKQDVLYADFQRLKAVLDSFDETGRAAQQPSEDSGHTPGDAAGETGVEQPTLF, from the coding sequence ATGAGCGAGACTCCGGACAGAGAACGGCCGGTGTGCGAAAGCCTTGAGGAGCTGCGCGGTCTCATCGGTGATTGCCAGCGCTGCCAGCTTGCTCGCACGAGGACGAACCTCGTGTTCGGAGTCGGGGATCCGCGGGCTCGCCTGATGTTCATCGGCGAGGCGCCTGGGCGGAACGAGGACCTGCAAGGCGAGCCGTTCGTCGGCGCTGCAGGCAAGCTCCTCGACGAGCTACTCGCGAGCATCGGACTCGCGCGCTCCGAGGTGTACATCGCCAACGTGCTCAAGTGCCGCCCTCCGGGCAATCGAGACCCGCTCCCAGAAGAGATGGAGCAGTGCACGCCGTTCCTCGAAGAGCAGGTGCGTCTGATCGATCCCGAGGTCATCGCGACGCTCGGGAACTTCGCGACACGCCACGTCTTGAAGACGCAGGCGGGGATCACGCGCTTGCGGGGGCGGCTGTTCCGTGTGGATGGACGCAAGGTGGTTCCGATCTACCACCCGGCCGCGGCGCTGTACGACCGCACGAAGCAAGACGTGCTGTACGCCGACTTCCAGCGGCTGAAGGCGGTGCTGGACTCGTTCGATGAGACGGGGCGCGCTGCTCAGCAGCCGTCCGAAGACAGCGGGCACACGCCCGGCGACGCCGCGGGCGAAACCGGCGTCGAGCAGCCGACGTTGTTCTAG
- the ychF gene encoding redox-regulated ATPase YchF yields the protein MSLSIGIVGLPNVGKSTLFTALTRKQVDAANYPFATIDPNVGIVPVPDRRLDRLAEIVRPERVVPATVEFWDIAGLVRGASEGEGLGNQFLANIRETDAIVEVVRFFSDPNVVHVAGVVDPLSDVETIRTELVLADLGTVERALPRIEKDAKRDAAHAAKLATVKRVYEHLSQGHRARTMAMTDDEREHLRDLHLLTMKPMLYVANVDEAQLGEALPEVDGLMPIPICAKIEAEMAELEPDELAEFLAMEGLEEPGLNALIREAYRLLGLISFFTAGPKEVRAWTVRDGAKAPEAAGVIHSDFERGFIKAEVISFADYDELGSEAAVRAAGKLRMEGKDYVVQDGDVMHFRFNV from the coding sequence GTGTCGCTTTCCATCGGTATCGTCGGGCTTCCCAACGTCGGGAAGTCGACGCTGTTCACCGCGCTCACGCGCAAGCAGGTCGACGCAGCGAACTACCCGTTCGCCACGATCGACCCCAACGTCGGTATCGTGCCGGTCCCGGACCGCAGGCTCGACCGTCTTGCCGAGATCGTGAGGCCCGAGCGCGTCGTGCCTGCGACGGTCGAGTTCTGGGACATCGCCGGCCTGGTTCGCGGCGCAAGCGAGGGCGAGGGCCTCGGCAACCAGTTCCTGGCGAACATCCGCGAGACCGATGCGATCGTCGAGGTCGTGCGGTTCTTCTCCGACCCGAACGTCGTGCATGTGGCCGGCGTCGTGGACCCTCTCTCGGACGTCGAGACCATCCGTACCGAGCTCGTGCTCGCGGATCTCGGGACGGTCGAGCGAGCGCTTCCACGCATCGAGAAGGACGCGAAGCGCGACGCAGCGCATGCGGCGAAGCTCGCGACCGTGAAGCGCGTGTACGAGCACCTTTCGCAGGGTCACCGTGCGCGCACGATGGCGATGACGGACGACGAGCGCGAGCACTTGCGGGACCTGCACCTGCTCACGATGAAGCCGATGCTGTACGTGGCGAATGTGGACGAAGCGCAGCTGGGTGAAGCTCTGCCTGAGGTCGATGGGCTCATGCCGATCCCTATCTGCGCGAAGATCGAGGCCGAGATGGCAGAGCTCGAGCCGGACGAGCTCGCGGAGTTCCTTGCCATGGAGGGCCTGGAGGAGCCCGGGCTGAACGCTCTCATCCGCGAAGCGTACCGTCTGCTGGGGCTCATCAGCTTCTTCACCGCAGGTCCGAAAGAGGTGCGTGCCTGGACTGTGAGGGACGGAGCGAAGGCGCCGGAGGCCGCCGGGGTCATCCATTCCGACTTCGAGCGCGGATTCATCAAGGCCGAGGTGATCTCGTTCGCTGACTACGACGAGCTCGGCTCTGAAGCCGCCGTCCGTGCCGCGGGCAAGCTGCGGATGGAGGGGAAGGACTACGTCGTGCAGGACGGCGACGTGATGCACTTCCGATTCAACGTGTGA
- the tsaE gene encoding tRNA (adenosine(37)-N6)-threonylcarbamoyltransferase complex ATPase subunit type 1 TsaE, producing MAGVLITRSPDETVRAGEMLAGVLGSGDVVALTGDLGAGKTHLVQGVARGLGVDEPVSSPTFNILVVHPGRLPLYHFDLYRLERAEELDDIGFAEMLEAGGVSLIEWGDKFPEELPRDHLVVSILVRDGNERAIEVAPRGPRSASVAERWLRACEEAGLR from the coding sequence ATGGCCGGCGTTCTCATCACGCGCTCACCCGACGAGACGGTGCGAGCGGGCGAGATGCTCGCGGGAGTCCTTGGATCCGGCGATGTCGTGGCTCTCACGGGGGACCTGGGAGCCGGCAAGACGCACCTCGTGCAAGGCGTCGCTCGCGGGCTGGGCGTCGACGAGCCGGTGTCGAGCCCGACCTTCAACATCCTCGTGGTGCATCCGGGGCGTCTTCCCCTCTACCACTTCGACCTGTACCGTTTGGAGCGAGCGGAGGAGCTTGACGACATCGGGTTCGCGGAGATGCTCGAAGCGGGAGGCGTCTCGCTCATCGAGTGGGGCGACAAGTTCCCCGAGGAACTGCCGCGCGACCACCTGGTGGTGTCGATACTGGTGCGCGACGGCAACGAGCGCGCTATCGAGGTAGCGCCGCGCGGTCCTCGCAGCGCATCGGTCGCGGAGCGGTGGCTTCGCGCGTGTGAGGAGGCGGGGCTGCGGTGA
- a CDS encoding GuaB3 family IMP dehydrogenase-related protein has product MELEIGRGKTARRAYGFDDIAIVPSRRTRDPRDVDIHWEFSFRGKTYSFELPVLASAMDGVVDPAFAIEMGKLGGLAVLNLEGIQTRYEDPAPQLDAIASFAKEEATARMQEIYQEPVKPELITERIKQIKAGGVLAAASLTPQNVERYIPYALDGGLDILVIQGTVVSAEHVSSYDKPLDLNAFVRDVGIPCIIGGCCSYQGALHLMRTGAVGVLVGVGPGHACTSRRVLGIGVPQATAIADAAAARLRHIDETGQYCHVIADGGMRTGGDVAKAIACGADAVMIGSPLASAEEAPGRGYHWGMATFHPDLPRGARVYAGRKGTLKQILAGPAHENDGTLNLFGALRTSMATCGYENLKSFQKAEVMIAPALQTEGKVLQQAQGVGMGR; this is encoded by the coding sequence ATGGAGCTCGAGATCGGACGGGGCAAGACCGCACGCCGCGCGTACGGGTTCGACGACATCGCCATCGTGCCGTCGCGCAGGACGCGCGACCCGCGCGACGTGGACATCCACTGGGAGTTCTCGTTCCGGGGCAAGACCTACAGCTTCGAGCTGCCGGTGCTCGCCTCTGCGATGGACGGCGTCGTGGATCCCGCGTTCGCCATCGAGATGGGCAAGCTCGGCGGGCTCGCAGTGCTGAACCTCGAAGGCATCCAGACCCGGTACGAGGACCCTGCGCCGCAGCTCGACGCGATCGCGTCGTTCGCGAAGGAAGAGGCCACGGCGCGCATGCAGGAGATCTACCAGGAGCCCGTGAAGCCCGAGCTCATCACGGAGCGCATCAAGCAGATCAAGGCAGGCGGCGTGCTGGCGGCAGCGTCGCTTACGCCACAGAACGTCGAGCGCTACATTCCGTACGCTCTTGATGGCGGCCTCGACATCCTCGTCATCCAAGGCACGGTCGTGAGCGCTGAGCACGTCTCCTCGTACGACAAACCGCTCGACTTGAACGCGTTCGTCCGCGACGTCGGCATTCCGTGCATCATCGGAGGCTGCTGCTCGTACCAGGGCGCACTGCATCTGATGCGCACGGGAGCGGTCGGCGTGCTCGTGGGCGTCGGCCCCGGCCATGCGTGCACGTCCCGGCGCGTGCTCGGCATCGGCGTCCCGCAAGCGACGGCGATCGCCGATGCGGCTGCGGCACGGCTGCGCCACATCGACGAGACCGGCCAGTACTGTCACGTCATCGCAGACGGCGGTATGCGCACCGGTGGCGACGTCGCGAAGGCGATCGCGTGCGGCGCGGACGCGGTGATGATCGGCTCGCCGCTCGCCTCCGCCGAAGAGGCGCCCGGCCGTGGCTACCACTGGGGCATGGCGACCTTCCATCCGGACCTTCCGCGCGGCGCGCGCGTGTACGCGGGTCGGAAAGGAACGCTCAAGCAGATCCTCGCCGGTCCGGCGCACGAGAACGACGGCACGCTCAACCTGTTCGGCGCGCTCAGGACGTCGATGGCGACGTGCGGCTACGAGAACCTGAAGTCGTTCCAGAAGGCGGAGGTCATGATCGCGCCTGCGCTGCAGACCGAGGGCAAGGTCTTGCAGCAGGCGCAAGGCGTCGGCATGGGCAGGTAG
- a CDS encoding co-chaperone GroES gives MKLKPLFDNIVVKPAKAEEQTKSGLIIPDTAQEKPKQGEVIAVGDGRWDDEGEKRVPMDVKVGDKVIYKEWGKTSVKIDGEEYFIMSQGDVLAIIEQ, from the coding sequence ATGAAACTGAAGCCGCTGTTCGACAACATCGTCGTCAAGCCGGCGAAGGCCGAGGAGCAGACCAAGTCCGGCCTCATCATCCCCGACACCGCCCAGGAGAAGCCGAAGCAGGGCGAGGTCATCGCCGTGGGCGACGGCCGCTGGGACGACGAGGGCGAGAAGCGTGTTCCCATGGATGTCAAGGTCGGCGACAAGGTCATCTACAAGGAGTGGGGCAAGACCTCGGTCAAGATCGACGGCGAGGAGTACTTCATCATGTCGCAGGGCGACGTCCTCGCGATCATCGAACAGTAA
- a CDS encoding nitroreductase family protein, which translates to MEFSEVVAQRRSVRHFNTKLNVSEEDVRALLEAAVLAPSAGNIQPWRFVVVRSAEARKRLQEALHQPWAAAAPVVIVVCVDPRPCAARYGERGEYLYSIQDTAAATENILLAAVDRGLASCWIGAFDEKAVAAAIGVQAPIAPVAVLPIGYSAESARRPSRRPLDEVTTWI; encoded by the coding sequence ATGGAGTTCTCCGAAGTCGTTGCGCAAAGAAGAAGCGTCCGCCACTTCAACACGAAGCTCAACGTCAGCGAAGAGGACGTCAGGGCGCTTCTCGAGGCGGCGGTCTTGGCGCCGAGCGCAGGCAACATCCAGCCGTGGCGTTTCGTGGTCGTGCGTTCTGCCGAGGCGAGGAAGCGGCTGCAAGAAGCGCTGCACCAGCCGTGGGCAGCCGCGGCGCCGGTCGTGATCGTCGTGTGCGTGGATCCGCGCCCGTGCGCTGCGCGCTACGGCGAGCGAGGCGAGTACCTGTACTCGATACAAGACACCGCAGCCGCGACGGAGAACATCCTGCTCGCCGCTGTCGATCGGGGGCTGGCCTCGTGCTGGATCGGTGCGTTCGACGAGAAGGCGGTGGCAGCCGCCATCGGCGTTCAGGCTCCGATCGCTCCGGTCGCGGTGCTTCCGATCGGGTACTCGGCCGAATCCGCGCGCCGGCCGTCGCGTCGGCCGCTCGACGAGGTCACGACGTGGATCTGA
- the groL gene encoding chaperonin GroEL (60 kDa chaperone family; promotes refolding of misfolded polypeptides especially under stressful conditions; forms two stacked rings of heptamers to form a barrel-shaped 14mer; ends can be capped by GroES; misfolded proteins enter the barrel where they are refolded when GroES binds): MAKDIRFDEEARRGLEAGVNKLADAVKVTLGPKGRYVVLEKKFGAPTITNDGVTIAKEIELEDPIENMGAQLVKEVATKTNDVAGDGTTTATLLAQVIVREGLRNVAAGANPLAIKRGIEKAVEAVVDEIRANAKEVEDKDEIAHVGSISAADETIGNKIAEAMEVVGKDGVITVEESQTFGIDIETVEGMQFDKGYISPYMITDPDRMEAVLEDPFILVANQKIGNIQDLLPVLEKVMQAGRPLLIIAEDVEGEALATLIVNKLRGTFTSVAVKAPGFGDRRKRMLEDIAIVTGGQVVSEELGYKLENVTLDMLGRAEKVKVTKEDTTIIGGKGSEEQIKARINQIKTEIENTDSDFDREKLQERLAKLSGGVAVIKVGAATEVELKEKKHRIEDALQATRAAVEEGIVPGGGVALVNAAKALDALKLDDEEMIGVKIIRKALTAPLKTIADNAGFEGSVVVEKVMAMEKGDGLNAATGEYGDMVKMGVIDPVKVTRSALQNAASIASLILITETTVCDIPEKEKDAGMAGGMGGGMY, translated from the coding sequence ATGGCCAAGGACATCAGGTTCGACGAAGAGGCGCGCCGCGGCCTTGAGGCCGGTGTGAACAAGCTGGCCGACGCCGTGAAGGTGACGCTCGGTCCCAAGGGCCGGTACGTCGTGCTCGAGAAGAAGTTCGGCGCGCCGACGATCACGAACGACGGCGTGACCATCGCGAAGGAGATCGAGCTCGAAGACCCCATCGAGAACATGGGCGCGCAGCTCGTGAAGGAAGTCGCCACCAAGACCAACGACGTCGCGGGCGACGGCACCACCACCGCGACTCTGCTCGCGCAGGTGATCGTGCGTGAGGGTCTGCGGAACGTTGCGGCCGGCGCCAACCCGCTGGCCATCAAGCGCGGCATCGAGAAGGCGGTCGAGGCCGTCGTGGACGAGATCCGCGCGAATGCCAAGGAGGTCGAGGACAAGGACGAGATCGCGCACGTGGGCTCGATCTCGGCCGCTGACGAGACCATCGGCAACAAGATCGCCGAGGCCATGGAGGTCGTGGGCAAGGACGGCGTCATCACCGTCGAAGAGTCGCAGACCTTCGGCATCGACATCGAGACCGTCGAAGGCATGCAGTTCGACAAGGGCTACATCTCGCCGTACATGATCACCGACCCCGATCGCATGGAGGCGGTGCTCGAGGACCCGTTCATCCTCGTGGCGAACCAGAAGATCGGCAACATCCAGGACCTGCTGCCGGTCCTCGAGAAGGTCATGCAGGCCGGCCGGCCGCTGCTGATCATCGCGGAGGATGTCGAGGGCGAGGCGCTTGCTACGCTCATCGTCAACAAGCTCCGCGGCACCTTCACCTCGGTCGCCGTCAAGGCGCCGGGCTTCGGTGACCGTCGCAAGCGCATGCTCGAGGACATCGCGATCGTCACTGGCGGCCAGGTGGTGAGCGAGGAGCTCGGCTACAAGCTGGAGAACGTCACGCTCGACATGCTGGGCCGCGCCGAGAAGGTGAAGGTCACCAAGGAAGACACCACGATCATCGGCGGCAAGGGCTCCGAGGAGCAGATCAAGGCGCGCATCAACCAGATCAAGACCGAGATCGAGAACACCGACTCGGACTTCGACCGTGAGAAGCTGCAGGAGCGCCTCGCGAAGCTCTCCGGCGGCGTGGCGGTCATCAAGGTCGGCGCTGCGACCGAAGTCGAGCTCAAGGAGAAGAAGCACCGCATCGAGGACGCGCTTCAGGCGACCCGTGCGGCCGTCGAGGAGGGCATCGTCCCTGGCGGTGGCGTGGCGCTCGTGAACGCGGCCAAGGCGCTCGATGCGCTCAAGCTCGACGACGAGGAGATGATCGGCGTCAAGATCATCCGCAAGGCTCTTACGGCGCCGCTGAAGACCATCGCGGACAACGCGGGCTTCGAGGGATCGGTCGTCGTGGAGAAGGTCATGGCGATGGAGAAGGGCGACGGCCTGAACGCCGCTACCGGCGAGTACGGCGACATGGTGAAGATGGGCGTCATCGACCCGGTGAAGGTCACGCGTTCTGCGCTTCAGAACGCGGCGTCGATCGCCTCGCTCATCCTCATCACCGAGACCACCGTCTGCGACATCCCCGAGAAGGAGAAGGACGCCGGCATGGCCGGCGGTATGGGCGGCGGCATGTACTAG
- the tsaD gene encoding tRNA (adenosine(37)-N6)-threonylcarbamoyltransferase complex transferase subunit TsaD: protein MQHGDLDAVTRIERASFPAPWSEAQFRDEIERQDRSWVVAEDDGALVGFGGVMVVDADAHVMDLAVDPGYRRRGVGRAVLWALAERALALGAARMTLEVAESNRAALDLYLSCGFDVAGRRVAYYPETGDDALVLWSRPIRSHIAAMRAAREGSDVVLAIESSCDETATAVMRGGRELLSSVVASQVDFHARFGGVVPEIASRKHTEAIVGVVDEALERAGVGFEELDAIAVTQGPGLVGALVVGVAYAKGLAFVRGLPLIGVNHLEGHLYAARLHDPTLEPPFVALVVSGGHTMLVHVPEWGRHEVLGRTLDDAAGEAFDKVAKLLGLGYPGGPVISRLAAQGDPRAIAFPRAMLKSGNLDVSLSGLKTAVLQYVQRERAAGRELNLPDIAASFQAAVIDVQVAKTLAAASERDVQSVVLAGGVAANAALREALAHALGERGMRLVVPPMSLCTDNAAMIAAVAHDEIARGRFLGLSADASAVLHLRGASTNI from the coding sequence ATGCAGCACGGCGATCTGGACGCTGTGACGCGTATCGAGCGTGCGAGCTTCCCGGCTCCGTGGAGCGAGGCGCAGTTCCGCGACGAGATCGAACGGCAGGACCGCTCGTGGGTGGTCGCGGAGGACGACGGAGCGCTCGTCGGTTTCGGCGGAGTCATGGTGGTCGACGCCGATGCGCACGTGATGGACCTGGCCGTCGACCCTGGCTACCGGCGTCGGGGCGTCGGACGAGCCGTGCTCTGGGCGCTCGCCGAACGCGCGCTCGCGCTCGGTGCGGCCCGGATGACGCTTGAAGTCGCCGAGAGCAACCGCGCAGCGCTCGACCTGTATCTGAGCTGCGGGTTCGACGTGGCTGGACGGCGGGTCGCGTACTACCCGGAGACGGGCGACGACGCCCTCGTGCTATGGTCGAGGCCGATCAGGTCGCATATCGCGGCAATGCGGGCGGCACGCGAGGGCTCAGACGTCGTGCTCGCCATCGAGAGCTCGTGCGATGAGACGGCGACGGCCGTCATGCGAGGAGGGCGGGAGCTGCTGTCGAGCGTGGTCGCGAGCCAGGTGGACTTCCACGCGCGGTTCGGCGGCGTGGTGCCAGAGATCGCGTCGCGCAAGCACACCGAGGCGATCGTCGGCGTCGTCGACGAGGCGTTGGAGCGTGCCGGCGTTGGCTTCGAGGAGCTCGACGCGATCGCCGTGACGCAGGGGCCGGGGCTGGTCGGAGCGCTCGTCGTCGGCGTGGCGTACGCGAAGGGTCTGGCATTCGTGCGGGGTCTGCCGCTCATCGGCGTCAACCATCTCGAGGGACACCTGTACGCCGCGCGGCTCCACGACCCGACGCTCGAGCCGCCGTTCGTGGCGCTCGTCGTGTCGGGCGGGCACACGATGCTCGTGCACGTCCCCGAATGGGGCAGGCACGAGGTTCTCGGCAGGACGCTCGACGATGCCGCTGGCGAGGCGTTCGACAAGGTGGCGAAGCTGCTCGGTCTCGGCTATCCGGGCGGACCGGTGATCTCGCGGTTGGCGGCGCAGGGAGACCCGAGGGCGATCGCGTTCCCGCGCGCGATGTTGAAGAGCGGCAATCTGGACGTGTCGCTCTCGGGGCTGAAGACGGCCGTCTTGCAGTACGTGCAACGGGAGCGTGCCGCGGGCCGCGAGCTGAACCTGCCGGACATCGCTGCGTCGTTCCAGGCCGCCGTGATCGACGTGCAGGTCGCCAAGACGCTTGCTGCGGCGAGCGAGCGCGATGTCCAGTCGGTGGTGCTCGCCGGGGGCGTGGCGGCGAACGCGGCGCTACGTGAGGCGCTTGCGCACGCGCTCGGCGAACGCGGGATGCGTCTCGTCGTGCCGCCGATGTCGCTGTGCACCGACAACGCGGCGATGATCGCGGCGGTTGCCCACGATGAGATCGCCCGGGGCCGGTTCCTCGGTCTGAGCGCGGACGCCTCGGCGGTGCTGCACCTGCGAGGTGCGAGCACCAACATCTGA
- the tsaB gene encoding tRNA (adenosine(37)-N6)-threonylcarbamoyltransferase complex dimerization subunit type 1 TsaB, which translates to MRAFVALDTATEQVAVGVGDVDDPSAVLAERSFAAPRAANEVLLLTVEGLLAEAGLRATDVAAVACGRGPGSFTGVRIAVATAKGMAHGLGVPLVGFGTSDAIAQRASRPGIVGVVTDAMRGEVYPALFEVGHDGRVARLTPDRVATPDEVARGWAARGERMLVTGTGLAKHREVFERVLGDAAEFADERTWVPDGASLVRAAWSSDGDGALRAVVGLSSGAAYAAAHPAVLLPVYTRLSDAEEAERRRAAASREPGSTGVAGPLEGGEAS; encoded by the coding sequence GTGAGGGCGTTCGTCGCGCTCGATACGGCGACTGAGCAGGTGGCGGTCGGGGTCGGCGACGTGGACGATCCGAGCGCAGTGCTGGCGGAGCGGTCGTTCGCGGCCCCGAGGGCGGCGAACGAGGTCCTTCTGCTCACCGTCGAGGGACTGCTTGCGGAGGCCGGCCTGCGCGCCACTGACGTCGCAGCCGTCGCGTGCGGCCGTGGCCCGGGCTCGTTCACGGGCGTGCGGATCGCCGTGGCGACCGCCAAAGGCATGGCGCACGGGCTTGGAGTGCCGCTCGTCGGCTTCGGGACGTCTGACGCGATCGCTCAGCGGGCATCAAGGCCAGGAATCGTCGGCGTCGTCACCGACGCGATGCGCGGGGAGGTGTACCCCGCGCTGTTCGAGGTGGGCCACGACGGGCGGGTCGCGCGTCTGACGCCTGACCGGGTCGCCACGCCCGATGAGGTCGCGCGCGGGTGGGCGGCCCGTGGCGAGAGGATGCTCGTCACCGGCACTGGGCTTGCGAAGCACCGGGAGGTGTTCGAGCGCGTCCTCGGCGATGCAGCCGAGTTCGCGGACGAGCGGACCTGGGTCCCCGACGGTGCCTCGCTGGTACGCGCGGCGTGGTCGAGCGACGGTGACGGGGCCCTTCGGGCGGTCGTGGGACTGTCGAGTGGTGCGGCCTACGCAGCGGCGCACCCGGCCGTTCTTCTGCCGGTCTACACGCGGCTTTCGGATGCCGAGGAGGCAGAGCGCCGGCGGGCCGCCGCGTCCCGCGAGCCGGGTTCCACGGGCGTTGCGGGGCCGCTCGAAGGCGGTGAGGCGTCGTGA
- a CDS encoding V-type ATP synthase subunit D, translated as MEEVRPTRSELLERKQQITLAEQGMDLLKQKRDALLIEFMSVMDETLRLSSDLQRTTSEAQYSLAIAKSVDGVVSVRSASFATKGSVTIDMTGTKIMGVSVPVVTKGESPLRSPFTRGYAITGVSSRIDETADKFERILDVIIEYADIETRLKRLGEEIQKTNRRVNALEQVTIPALKEQVSYIRQTLDERSREDLFRLKKVKKKIERREAAKRG; from the coding sequence GTGGAGGAAGTCAGGCCGACTCGTTCGGAGCTTCTGGAGCGGAAGCAGCAGATCACGCTTGCTGAGCAGGGCATGGATCTGCTCAAGCAGAAGCGAGACGCGCTGCTCATCGAGTTCATGTCGGTCATGGACGAGACGCTTCGGCTCTCGAGCGACCTTCAGCGCACCACCTCGGAGGCGCAGTACAGCCTGGCCATCGCCAAGTCGGTGGACGGCGTCGTGAGCGTGCGTTCGGCATCGTTCGCGACGAAGGGGTCTGTGACCATCGACATGACGGGCACGAAGATCATGGGCGTGTCGGTCCCGGTGGTCACGAAAGGCGAGAGCCCGCTCCGCTCGCCGTTCACTCGCGGGTACGCCATCACGGGCGTCTCGTCACGCATCGACGAGACTGCCGACAAGTTCGAGCGCATCTTGGACGTCATCATCGAGTACGCCGACATCGAGACGCGGTTGAAGCGTCTTGGTGAAGAGATCCAGAAGACGAACCGCCGCGTGAATGCGCTCGAACAGGTGACGATTCCCGCGCTCAAAGAGCAGGTGAGCTACATCCGCCAAACGCTTGACGAGCGTTCGCGCGAGGACCTGTTCCGTCTGAAGAAAGTGAAGAAGAAGATCGAGCGCAGAGAAGCGGCCAAGCGAGGGTAG